The genome window GCTCTGAGCTGACTCCACCCCAGGCTGTGCCTGCCTCCGTTTGGTAAATTATGACTTTTTTCCCATGATGCCCACATGGAAGCTGCACCTCCTCAGGGTGAGCAGGTACATGAAGCGCGCACGCAGCCAGACAGCAGGACACGCACGTGACGGGCAGAGGCGAAGCTTCAGAGACGGCACCAGCAGGACCCCAGGCTTCCAGCTGCTGCCTCGCTTCCCCGCAATCCAAGGTGGAGCTTCTGAGACAGCGGATGGCGTATCTAGGAAGCACCACAGGTATACACGCACCGTGTTTCTTTGTGAATAGTCAgtattcttttctaatattttttgacACATTCCAGAAAGATTAAGAACAGAGGTAAAATTCACCCcaaaattctttcatttaaacACAActattaaaatgtatcatttatcACGTCTTACTGTGGGGACACTCCAGCTCCAACGGGAATGTGTCCGCATCACCAGATGACCCGTGTTCTTGAGGCAACGTGGCAGCAAAAGGTGGGTTTGCCTCATCAAAGGCCGCCCACACCAGTGCGCTAACATCAGATTGTCTTGTGTTAAAAAATACAGATTGCCAAGAAAAagtggcttttaaaataaatgcattgttAAATCTGATGTTCTCAGGAGTCAACATAGCAGAGAAGTAAAAGTACAGGGTACTGACGATAGATAAAAGCACCAGGTATTGACAACAAGGAGATAAAACCCACATCCAAGATCTCAGAGACCCTGGCCCAGGCGGGCAGGTGGAACCAGGGATGGAAGTCCACAGCCGGTCCCTCACCTGCCAGCAGCGTCATCAACTCTTACCTACCTGCTGAtgccatttaaaagtaaaaccttCTCGGCTGTCGCTGTGAATGAAGCCTGTGGCTTCCCAGGTAGAGTCAGGGCTAGCCGCAGGACTGGATCAATAAGGCTGCCAGTACTCAGCGTGCTGCCCTTAGAGGGAGTCCCCGCCCCCCGCAGGTTAAGAACTCCCAGTAACAACAACGGGTGCTGTGCTCACGACCTCAGAACGTGGCAGGCTCCTGGGCCATCGCAGTGACTCACAGCAGTCCTAAGAGACAGGCCTGCTGCTTCCCGTTGTGCAGGAGGAACAGGGTCTCTGAGGCCGAGTTGCAAACAAACACCCACACGGTGGTGAGTTCAGGACGGGGCCTCACAGGTGGCATCATCACCACCTCAGGATGGGCAGAGGGATGCCTGGCAGGCAGGCACACTGGATACTAGTTGTGACCTTCCAGTTGTCAGGACCTGTACTGGTAATCCCAGTCAACATCGGCTTCCTTCCACAGCAGCTGCTCTTGGCTCCTCACTACACAAGGGTCCCTAGCAGTGTGCCCCGGGGTGTGGCGTCCCTGCTGTCCCAGGGCTGTCAGCCCAGCAAGGAAGAGACGCCCCACAGAAAGAACACCCTGAACACAGCCAGGACGAGAAGGACAACCAGGAAGCTTGGTGTGAGCATCTGGGCTGAAGGGAGGGCGGCTCCATGGAACCGTTCCGCTGACCTCTCAAGACAGGAGAAAAAGGGCCACGGATGAAGTGGTGGTGATCAGCCCCTAACCTGGACACTTCACAGCCAAAGAAGCTACCGGAGAAACGTGTGGTGCCAGTTGCCTCCCACGCTGGGCCACACCACTCAGCCCAAGTTCTCGGTGGGCTTCAGGATGCTGCCGGGGGGTGATGTGGCTCTGAGCACGGACCCGTCCCCGCCTGCTGCCTCGCTCCCAAGGCCCCGCATTCCTGCCCAAACCTCACGGGAAATGTCACTGTCTACACCACCCCCACCACAAACACCCAGAGTTGTCTTCCTGGAGGTGGCAGCTTTTACAGCAACTACACCAGTGAGTCCTGAATTCCCAGCAGAGGCTGAATTCCCAGCAGGGGCTGATGGGCACCAGCTGTATTCCGCAAGGCCCCTCACCCGCCCAAACCCCGTGCCTCCTGCCGTTAGCTCTTTATAATTAAAGTGTTTAAACAGACAAGCACCTTTGCTTATAGCTATTCAAGACTAATCTAAGATGCAGAAAACCTAATCTAAGATTAGGAAGTATTCAGTATTTCACAGATTCACCAATATCCTTCAAGCTTCACTATTTTCTCCTCAAAGCCCTCTGAGAACACTCTGACTTTCTAAACAGAAAAGAGCCTGAAGTCAGCAGCCGGTCCCCTTCTCAGGGCTGGTGCTGCGGGCCAAGGCCTCAGTGAAAGGGCCACACTGAGCAGCCTCAGGGCACTGCCGGGCACTGCAGAGACTGCTCGGCTACCAAACAACGCAGCTCCAATGTTTGAAGTACTGAGCTGTCTTCTTTCAGTAGAATTTTACACTTTTGGACAACGGCCAAAAGCTAGTTCACTTTTCTGTTATTAGCTAAAAGcttaagttttcatttccatGTGATTCTTCCTTCACAGTAGGAATCTCAAAGGTTCTCAGGTAACAGAGTAGTGCTTTTCCTTAAATAGGTGCAGTCAACTGGCTGGACTTGCAGCTTCCCTAACAGCAGAGCAGTCCTGAGCCCAGCGGCCAGTGAGAGGTGGTGGCGGTGGCCTGCCCCTGTGCCCCTCAGAGCTGCAGCAACAACCAGATGTCAATGCACAAGCCCCAGTGGCAGGGTGAGGGCTGGTGGCCACTGCCAACCACTGACAAAGCCACCACAGCAGCTCTAGTAGGTAtgaagaactacaaaacaataAATCACTTAAATCTGAGGCTGAATTGAGCATAATTTCATCTGATTCAGCCCTCGTTTTGATGTCTTATATCCACCACTATGAACAATTTTGGGATGACAGAACCGCAGGCCAAGAGGGGAATCACTTGTTGCTGCAGTTTAAATCCCCAGATGTTGGTTCTGGCGGGTGCTGGGTCAGAGAGTTTACGTCGCAAGTCGCAGCCCCAGGCAGAGACACTTCTACCAAGCAACACAGCACCTGGATGAGGAGGGCCACTCCGTTTCCGCCGAGGCCGAGGCCGAGGCCGCTCACAGTGCATTCCTACCTCATCAGCTGGGCTAAAACTGGTTTTttaccagaaggaaaaaaacagcagcagcaagcTATCTCAGTCATTCAGCACTGTTTAAACAACCTTTGGACTACTccaagcattttgttgttgtttttacagggcctcactctgtcacccagactagagtgcactCTGcagttgagggttttttttgttttttgaaaatgatCAAGTAAATGTTGATCTGGAAAAGTCACCTTAGCCAACTGATCTCTTCAGAGCTGACTCAAGTGTGCCCTGCTGGCTGGTCTTTTGGTTGATCAAGCAAATATCAACTGAAGAATGACCAAAAAAACTCAAAGTGCATTCATGGCTAAAACTAAACTGGGAGAGTAAGAGAGGGCAGAATGGTTCCCTCACCTGTGAGACAGCCAGAGGACGATCGGAATTACATGGCAGGTGTGGGTGAGAAGCTCAGGCTTAGGCTCTGAGGGCACCAGGCAAGGCTGGGGGGGGCAGAGTGGGCACCCATGCCATCCATGCTCCCCGGCGAGGGTGGAGTAGGTGACAGTGCAGTCCACACTCACCCATGAGGTCAGCGAGGAAGGCCGGGGAGTCCACCTGCTCAGGATGCAGGTCTGAGAAGAGGGATCCCACACGGCCCTGCGCCTCCCTGCAAAGCATCTGCACCCAAAAAGCGGCCTCAAAGGCACTGCGGGCTCCAGGGTCCCGCTCCCACGGGAAGTGAGCAGCATTCTCTAGAACAGGCCGCTGCTTTCTAAAAGACTTGTTCCTAAGAGATGGTCATTTTCCTAAAGATAAATAGAAAGAATTGTTGCTACTATGTTCATGTTTCTCCACTCGGAGGAGTAAAATCTTGCTTAAGGACAGAACTCATGAAATAAAGAACCAAAAACAGCAGCCGGGTGCCCCGCCACACTGTTGCCCTCCAGAGTGGAGGGCCCTGCACCGAGGACTCAGTCACACACAGGCCATTCAAATACGCAAAAGACACATCTTGAAAACCAAGGTTGAAGTTGCTCATTTATTCGTGAAAAGTCCACATGTGTTGACTGCATTCTAAAATGAGGCTAAATAGGAAAGGTGCCATTAGCTCTGAGTGATTAAAGCCATCGTAAGCAGATGCCAGTAATCATGCAAACCAATAATGAAAGAGcttagaaacaatatttttatttttaaaaagcctcaaCACTAAGGAGGAACCCTTCTCTGAAACCCATCACTTtcctattaaaaaattaaaaaagtacaGTAGAAGGAGCACAGGACAACTGTCTCCACACAGGGAAGCTGTGTGTTTACACAATTCAAACACccagaataaaaaccacattctCCCATTAACTTGTGAAGATAACAAATTTGCTTTGGTAAGTTCTTTcaagaaaagatattttttctcccaaagcacaccaataaatatttatattaaaaaccacAGTTAATTTAATCAGGCAcagaagaaaaaatcatttttacattAGTCTTTGTAGATAAGAAAAATCTGATTTACAGTGCACATTCCAATCCCAATCTGAGTTTGTCCTCAAATTTTGAGAAATAGCATAAAGAACTTATTTTGCCAACTGTGCGTCACAATTCTATGATTGATGTGAGTTGCAGGCACTTAGCGTTCCAACAGAGGCACAGCAACCGCTGCCATCACACCACAGAGCTCCCCACTACGTGGGCAGCGTCCCCATCTCCCCACACACGTGTGATTTCCAGAGTTTCAAACACAGTGTTTACATTCCTGCGCAGCAAGACCATGTTAGCCAAAAACAAGCCTACACTGACTTCCGCTTGAAAGTATTTGCAGAAGTCATGAAATGGTGAATGTTTTTACTATCCCAGCAAGCACTTCTCTAGGGAGAAAGACAGTTACGACTGTTTACCTGAGGAAACTTATGATTTGTCAACTTAACTGTTACATTAAAAATGATGAACTGGTCTCTGTATTATGGAACAAAGAAAACCTCCACAACTTCACCATTTCAAGGTTCTAATAGAAACTGGAATTTTTGTTTGAACACCACTTGAAGCATGTCCCCCTTTCAAGACTTGATAAGTAAACTTCttattctattaaaaaaagtAGATGATTGACAGAAGGCTAGATGGATGCAGACTGAGAGATGACAGACAGAGGGTAGGTGAATAGATACAGATGATTGATAGGTATAAGCGATTGATACAGATTACAGATTTAGCTAGATGAATGGatgtattaggttgatgcaaaagtaattgctgtctTTCCCATAACAGATGACAGATCATGTAAACCTGTTCTATTAAAAAAACATGCAGACGCTGGTAACACTGCAGTGTGTTCTGTCATCAGGCACACTCAGTTATTCCACAGGAGCAAGTGGAAGGAACATCCACACGCATGAAACAGCACACAAGTGCATGCCGAGCAACTCAGGAAAGGGTTTGTGTCTTGTTTGTATGTGAGGGGAATGCACAGTGTAACTGgaggttttattttgcttttaaacaaaaaagaaaaatataccttTTCTTTCAAACCACTTTTACCTAAGATAGATATCTGCAGGACTTGCTGATAAGTGCCAACCTGCCAGGGACACATAACTGGCACCTGATACTGTGCAGGATCACATTGTCAAGGACagtaaagcagacagaaaaaaagcGCGAGATGCTCTCAAACTGGCTGTTGGTTCTTGTGGAGAAGACACAGCTTCTCACAGATCTAACACCAATCACAATCGGCATCTCGCTTTGCAAGAACAAACATATGAGCCTAATAAAAAAGAGGCACTTCAGTATTTTATGCACAGTCTTCACTCTATAATGAGCAAGACAATGTTTCCTAAATAAAATTATCATCATACTTCTTTAATCTGTAAACAAAAGAGAGAgcaaatgttttaagaaaataaaggaaccGATTTAGAAGTTCaaaagaggtaaaaataaaattccaaaaaagAACCATGGTTACTATCCAGTGCACACACAAGAGGCTATTCCTCCCTCAGCAAAAGATGAACATGCATTTTAAGATACTGACATTTTACACCCAAATATAACCTTTGCTTTTCcagtatttgtttaaatatttgtttaataagaACAAAGTTTAATTTGTcaagttaaacaaaatttaacCTAACTTTGGAAGATTCATCTTACCTCCTGACTGTAATTTTCTggcaaaagaaaagaactgcATGACTGCTGCATTTGTATGTGCTACACACAAGAAAAAGGGATAGAAGTCCTGAAACAGAACGATGACAGAGAGCAGCATGAAGATGATTTGTGGCAAACTGCAAATCATTACTGCTGTATTATGGGACAGCATCAAAAATTCACATCTCCAGTTTCTGCAAAACATGGACTGATGGGTATTTCTGCAATAAGGCAATCAAATGTACAATCCCTGCATGTGTTCACCAAGGAGTCACAGTGTGTGTGAGTTCATTAAACAATGAAACAGAGGTCCAAATATGAAATATAGGCAAAAAGTAGACTCTATTCCTTCTAACAGAAAAGACTCAACAACTACATGGTATACTAATAAAAGGCCACCACGCCGGGGCACACTTGCCACGCAGCCCCCTCACTCCACCTCCTCCGGGCTGTCCGTCAGGTGGCCTTTACTCTGCCGTCGGATGCTCACCAGCCTCCCTGCCGAGCGCAGGCTCCACCTGGAGCTGTTTGCAgagctggccaggctggtataCTTGGTCGAGCCCTTGGCGTCATCCTCCCAGCCTGACCAGGATGGGTGGCCACCcatggtgtcctcagagtcagcCGATATGTCTTCAAGAGCAAGTTTTGGAGGCTCCCAACCTTCAATTTCATCTGGTTTTTTAGACtgtatattctgttttaaaaCCAAATTGTCCCAAAATCCAGATTTCTTCTCTGCCTTCAACTCTTCTTTTAATCGTAAGTTAGTTCTATAGGAGATGAAAGAGTTAGGTGTTGGTGACCCAGTGGTCTTAGGGCCTCAAGCTGTATCCATTTTACAaacataaaattctttaaaatttaaaaaaattgtttagaaaactaacacaagTCTGTATGAAAAGTTTCAAATATTAAAGTTAAGGAAAAATCAGTCACTACATGTTGTTAATGAAGTGTGTAAAAGCCATATTTTAGGACACCACTTGGCAATACATAAGCAAATAACTAGTTCTGACAAGAAATAAGTATTATTACACAAGAGAGATCCTCAAGGCAATAGGAAGGTAGTACTCAAGATTTTGAGCAAATCAGATCTATGAGAATCCAGGGTCTAGATTAAGAAACAAGGAGGGAAATCTATTCAATTTTTCAAATAGGTTTGCAATTGGATTATTAATATAGCAAGGTTGTGTCAAGCATTTAGTAGGTAATTTActcaacaaaaataagaattcagAACACCATCTACTATAAAAAGGAAATGGTAGTGAGCGACAGCTACTGAAGAAAGATCTTCAACTACTCTTCACCCTGACTGTCCGtgagcatcacctgggaacatTTGTAAGAACACCAGTGCCCAGGCCCTCTCCTTCCAGATGCTGATGTATTAGCAGGTCACCTGACCAGTTCATCAGCAGGTGAACCAGTTTACCCGTCTTCTACAGATGAGGATTGGTGAAGTCACAGCTCCATCAGAGCACGCCAGGCCACGTGTCTGTCCTCAGTGCACAAAAGTGCCGAGAAGCAGACCGGGGGCTCACAGTCCTCAAACAAAAGCAAACTCTGTACTTGTCGACTCACCAGGATTCATCTTCTAATCAAACAACTTTCCATAACACAAGAGTAAATATGCCATTGGTAATATCATTGGGTAGTCACTGAACTTATATTTTCAactttacacttttaaaattctgaaacacTGATGATAAATTCGCAAGGTcagtttaaatttattaaattttctaaaatcttttaCAGTTTACCAGTCAATCCTTTGCATTTTTAACAGTCGTTTTTTGATGTTGCTGTTTTGATTTGGCTTTTTTCTGAAACTACTAAAAATCTTAAGTGTGGCTACAGGCTGCTGTAAGGCTAATAAGTTCAATTTATAATTCTAAGTTATTTTCCACGTTTCCATAACCTTTCAAAATGCCAACAGAGACCCTCATGACCTTTTATCCAAagtatagtttgtttgtttttcatcgAACAacgcatttctttttttttttttttttgagacagagtcttgctctgttgcctcagcctcccagaggttcaagcaattctcccacctcagcctcccaagtagctgggattataggcatatgccaccatgcccagctaatttgttttttgtttttttttttagtagagacggggtttcaccatgttggccaggctggtctcgaactcctgaccctatGATCTGcctgcactggcctcccaaagtgctgggattacaggcatgagccacggtgcccagcccatTTCTGTTTATTCACAAGGGGGATGTTAACTCCGAAGCACACATCACGAAGTCCATGACCATCTGCCACTCAACAGGGACAGATGCAGTGGGGAGGGAAACAGGGACTTGCCACACCCCACAGCGTGTCCAGTTACACTGTATTTATGCCATCAAGTTTTCACTTCTACCTCCTCAGTGACTTCCTCCCTCTCCTGAAATGATCATTTTCTTACACAATTGTGACTTACCCTTTGGACTTGGGAGATTTACATCTTTCCAGGAGATGCTGCTCATCATCTTTATTAAACAGTGAAGTCACTTCTTTCCAACCTCGGAAACTTGCTCCCTGAACCTAATAAAAGGTTAAGAAAAATGTCAAATGTGATGTTATGAATCAATAGAACTCTGCTTTCTACTCCAATAACCATGGAgttgaaatttagaaaaaagaattggCAGAACTTACATCTTAGGTTTCCATACCTGTGTGTACACAGTTTTCTCCCATTAGCTACTAGTCATCTCAGCTGTTTTGGTATTATGGTCATAACAGCTTAACAGCTTATCAGTGATGCTGAGTAATCTAAATTTAGTAAAAGACTAGTCAATAATTATACTTTGCCTAAATAGCTTATGAAAATGATGCTTAAAATCAGACGAAGCTTCCCTCACAATTAAGAATTAGGTCTCCTTAAAACTTGGGagattgggctgggcatggtggcttatacctgaaatcccagcactttaggaggccaaggcaggaggattacttgagcccaggagttcaagaccagcctggggaacaaagtgagacaccccccacccccgtctctataaaaaatacaaaaacttagccaagtatggtggtgcaaacctgtagtttcagatactcaggaagttgaggtgtgaggatcacttgagccccaggaggtcaaggctgcagagaactgtgatctcaccactgcactccagcctgggcaacagagcaagaccccatctcaaaaaacaaacaacagcaacaacaacaaaaacacgtAGGAGACTGACCTTTGAGAAGGCTGTTACGAGGTCCCCTAGAAGGGGGGCCTCTCCAAGGTCCCCTGGAACAACTCTGCCACTACCTTTAAGCGTCAGCACCTCCATGGAGACAATGACCTTTGCCCTAACCTCTACAAGTGTAGATTTctgagaagaaataattttgttgaCTGTAAACAAATGATTTTGTacaattttttcatttctgaaatcaAAGTATCTTATAATTAATAGCATATTGGATACAATGAAATCCATTACTAAgaagaaagaatggagaaaacatCTGACAACCTGGCGTGTGTCGAGGGCCCTTCATATTCACTGATTAACATTTCCCAGGGTTTATCATCACATTGCTAGGGCTGGGAAGGGTCTCTCACAGGGTAGAGCTAGCTTTTGAATACTTTGcattgttaaaaatataatacaaaaataaagcaatCCTGAAAGCTGAAATGAGGCTGCAGGATGACACTGATCCGAGACAAAGATAATGAATACAATTCAATCAACCCTTCGAGGTAACCCAGTGATTGCCAGGTGCAATGCCTGGGGGTCTCCAGGGTGTAACACAGCCTCAAGAAGGGGCAAAGGGCAGAGACGACCCTGAAAACTAACCAGCGACTAAGGGGTCCCACTTTTATTCCCATAGGCCAGACCCTCAACTCCCTGTCTGGGCAGAGGTCTGCATCTGTAGACAGGGGGACAGGCCCTCCAACAGCTGACTGGAGAGCTGTTTATGAATTAGGTCCTGGGATAGGAGCATGATGGCAGTACCCAGGCCAAAGAAACCATCACAACAAAAACACTCGGCATCAGGTATCAGCTTTCCACATCACACACTGCACAAAAACCTATCACACAACCCATGTCATGCTGACAGCTTTGGCACACTTGCATGTACATCAGGTAAAGGATTACGTCTGATGCTCAGGGCCCATGGCATGACAGAGCATGTAGCAGGATCCTATCAAGAAGTCTCAAGAACGTAATTCTAGAGGCTGACCCATCTGGACTCTGGAGGAAAGACCAGGTGCAGTCactatgtgcccagcactgtgtgTGCAATGCCCACCTACCACATCCCTCACTCTGAGCAGTGCCCCATGGGACAGACACAGTGAAGCTTCATGACCTTGGGGAACTTGGCTCACGCAAATGGCCAGGAAGCAAAGCTGGGGCTTGAGCTAATGTCTCACTGCCAAGTTGTTACGTTCACCATTCCCAGGCCTGCCCTGTCCCAACACCACTAGGCACAAGCCTGTGCCTCACCCCTCCATGGACTGCTCACCCCTTCCCTTAATCTGTCATCACTACCTTCAGATGCTATTTGCTCCACACACCACCCGCATGTCCTAAAGGTGTGATATGgtgtggctctgtgtccccacacaagtctcatgtcaaactgtaatccccatgtgtcaggggagggacccggtgggagatgactggatcatcGGGGCAGATTTTCCTCttggtgttctcatgatagtgagttctcatgagatctgatcatttaaaagtgtgtggcacctcccctttctctctgtcctgccgccatgtaagatatgccttgcTTTGCTGCCacataagatgtgccttgcttccatttctgccatgactgtaagtttcctgaggcctccccagccatacagaactgagtcaactaaacctcttttctttataaattacgtaGTCTCAGGtcgttctttatagcagtgtgaaaacagactaacgcAGAGAATTGGTACCAGAGAATTGGgctactgctataaagatacctgaaaatatggaagtatctttggaattgggtaatgggcagaggttggaatagtttggagggtccagaagaagacagggagatgtgggaatgtttggaacttcctagagactcgttgaatggttttgaccaaaatgctgacagtgatatggacaatgaagtccaggatGACGtagtctcaaatggagatgaggaacttattggaaattggagtaaaggtcactcttgctttgccttagcaaagagactgatggcattttgcccctgccctagagatatgTGAAAccttgaacttgagggagatgatttaggatatctggcagaagaaatttctaaggagcAAAGGGTTCAACATGTGGCCTGGGTGGTCCTAACAGCATACAGTCATATGTGTTCacaaagagatgatctgaaattagaacttatgtttaaaaggcaAGCAAAGCATACAAGTTTGAAAATTAGAAGTCTGACTCTCCaaatggtagaaaagaaaaccctttctgggaagaaattcaagctgccagctgcagaaatttgcataaggaaAGAAGAGccaatgttaattgccaagacaatggggaaaatgtctccagggcatttcagagaccttcatggcagcccctcccatcacaggtccagaggcctaggagggaaaaatggtttcctcagccaggcccagggtcctgcTTCACTGTGCACCTCtggacatggtgccctgtgtcccagccactccaccTCCAGCAGTGGCTAAATGGGGCCAAGGTATAGCTCCAGCCatgacttcagagggtgcaaagcCCAAGTCTTGGTGGCTTCTACATGGTAttgggcctgcaggtacacagaaggcAGGagtttgggagcctctgcctcaatttcagaggaGGTAAGGAAATGCCTGGACGTCCAGGCAGAAATCTGCTGCAAGGGTAGAGCCCTCaagaagaacctctgctagggcagcatgaaggggaaatgtggggttgcaGCCCCCACATAAGAGTCCCCACTGGaatactgcctagtggagctgtgagaagagggccactgtcctccagaccccagaatggtagatccaccaccAACTTGCACCACGCATCTGAAGAAGCCACAGGCACtgaatgccagcctgtgaaagaaGCCGAatggggctgtaccctgcagagccacaagGTCCATGGAGATGCCCAATGCCTTGGaagcctacctcttgcatcagcatgccctggatatgagacatggcaTGTAAAGGGATTATTCTGGAACTTTaggatttaatgactgccctgctgggtttcagactgtAGCCCttcgttttggccaatttttcccttttgtgcatttacccaatgcctgcacctccattgtatcttgaaagtaactaacttatttttgatattacaggctcataggcagaagggacttaccttgtctcagattagactttggacttgacttttgagttaatgctggaataagatTTTGGG of Macaca fascicularis isolate 582-1 chromosome 8, T2T-MFA8v1.1 contains these proteins:
- the TDRP gene encoding testis development-related protein isoform X1, with amino-acid sequence MWKLGRGRVLLDEPPEEEDGLRGGPPPAAAAAQAQVQGASFRGWKEVTSLFNKDDEQHLLERCKSPKSKGTNLRLKEELKAEKKSGFWDNLVLKQNIQSKKPDEIEGWEPPKLALEDISADSEDTMGGHPSWSGWEDDAKGSTKYTSLASSANSSRWSLRSAGRLVSIRRQSKGHLTDSPEEVE